The Elaeis guineensis isolate ETL-2024a chromosome 3, EG11, whole genome shotgun sequence region cacgactctgtctaatctcctgtatctccgcctcgagtctgcgaacgcgtgaatcctgagcatctgctgcagcatgctgcgtatatctactaacctcagataactgagtgggggtgactcctactccataacccctcactcggccgtagcgctctggtcccatcaactctgtgaatacctcggcctcgatacggctctgctgcgtagatgctgcggactcatcgtcatgctccgcaatgagagctgtagccctctcctgtattttttttgaaaacaatagttatacattaatagctaacagaattaaatataaatcattgcaaaaaatataatattaataatgtcgtacatataaatctctcgactcatctcgaacaaaagtaccatcctgatgagtatgagtcatccgataaaactccacttgtccgggtttcctcccatgctcatcctcctacacaaataatttcaattttaagcaaacagttatgataatttaaaaaaatatatgagtatcatgatacagacatggtccacgatacataatgatattagttatataaatatttgaacataaaaattaaaagttaattatgaaagtttaaggaacatacaaactcctgtcgaagtcgtgcataactcttcgaccccgatgtatgaggaacagactgagctgctcgtgcagctctaccaatagcagaataagtctgtaaaataaagtaaagaacttgttatatatacaatatataataaaaatcaatatttttataaaatatttaggaaaaaaagataataaacagataatatacctgtgccctctcggagaaccaataatgaaccaactccatccactgatgagggggtacatcaggaggataattcctagcaacctcctcctctgtcataccctgtctcatatagtccttcttcaattgtgctctatattctttccatttgcggttgagagacttcattacaaaatcatgagtggatggagggagaacaaacttgctctataaaaaaaaaagttaaatgaaataaattatataaataattaacaattaatatacagtatgaacatcaattcattacctctataactcggaggagctcaactttgtacgttggaagcatgtcattccattttgcatagcccaacggacatagctgaggcctccgagcaacagtccccaaaaatgaagtcaataagcaggcagctttcttaattggctgacctagctgattgcactccacaacaatcctctcgccctcacgcatctgccacacatctcgtactactgtgggtccgcgtctggggcatactctcccggatccgtctgcaaaaagtacataaaagtaactatatcataaatatatataaaatgaaataaaaaaaaattacatgaaagacaatatataccctgcacgtgtatctcatcatctggctgatgaacaggaggatcgtgctgtgctgatgatgaaggacagggctcagaatgctgtgcagctgaactggcctcaggctgctgtgctgaagaagacgtaccggcctctgtctgtgaaaactgaaactgcacaccagcatatcgtcccctgcgacgcatgatgtcacctagcatttatataaataaaaggtagaatcagttaatatatggagtaaaataacacaataattaatgcaaaatatatacatcataaataattattaccagtaacaatcaagcagtagtgttttcttcgaattctgttctaaccaacgtcgtcgtatcatttaaatcatcagctggcacaaaattgtagggcatacattgtgtataagtgtcatcgtcatcatcctccacttggttttccatatcatataagtctctaggttttgttttgatgacagtaaaccaatctttatcttttgcatcttgtacataaaatacttgacgagcttgagatgaaaaaatgaatgggtcatccttcaataacacaccagtgtgtatcaaccttgaaaaatttacaagtgtaaatccatttgcatcttgtttcaaaccccttggtgagtttatgtctatccaatcacatctaaatagtactactttaaattttccataataatccaactcatagatat contains the following coding sequences:
- the LOC140856198 gene encoding uncharacterized protein — its product is MREGERIVVECNQLGQPIKKAACLLTSFLGTVARRPQLCPLGYAKWNDMLPTYKVELLRVIESKFVLPPSTHDFVMKSLNRKWKEYRAQLKKDYMRQGMTEEEVARNYPPDVPPHQWMELVHYWFSERAQTYSAIGRAARAAQSVPHTSGSKSYARLRQEFEDEHGRKPGQVEFYRMTHTHQDGTFVRDESRDLYERATALIAEHDDESAASTQQSRIEAEVFTELMGPERYGRVRGYGVGVTPTQLSEVSRYTQHAAADAQDSRVRRLEAEIQEIRQSRAAEMEEMRQSRAEMQAMRGQIDRLTSLLEMYGSSQAPGISGTRRDSGTSRGDNDDHPPAD